Proteins encoded in a region of the Sander lucioperca isolate FBNREF2018 chromosome 4, SLUC_FBN_1.2, whole genome shotgun sequence genome:
- the LOC116050949 gene encoding E3 ubiquitin-protein ligase TRIM21-like, with product MTAVDLFNTLEDLKEEEFKKFKWCLQQRDILEGYQRIKESKLENVERQDTVDVMVKTYQLQGALKVTKKVLEMINRNDLVQSLPDTSSGPDVMATASNVPTEEEVSKPGEVPCDVCTGTKLKALKSCLVCLVSYCETHLEPHLTASRLKRHQLIDPVENLEGRMCTKHDKPLELFCKTDQTCVCTFCSGIDHKMHDVVPLNEGYEGKKAELWKTGAEIQQMIQKRRLKIQEVKHSVDLSEEDADREIAEGVQVFTSLKESVERGLNELINTIKEKQKTREIQAEAFIKELEQEISELMKRSTEVEQVLRSEDHLHLLQSVQSLNIQQPPPTKDWTEVSVRPSSYEGTVVKAVAQLEETLSEEMKKLLTESELKRVQQYAVDVTLDPDTAHPKLILSDDGKQVNLGDVRKNLPDNPERFSKCACVLGKQSFSSGRFYFEVQVKGKTDWDLGVAKESINRKDAVPLSPQNGYWMIWLRNRNEYKARAGPSVRLSLKSPPQKVGVFVDYEEGLVSFYDVDAAALIYSFTGCSFTEKLFPYFCPGLNDDGKNSAPLIISPVRVN from the exons ATGACGGCAGTGGACCTTTTCAACACTTTGGAGGATTTAAAAGAAGAGGAATTTAAGAAATTCAAATGGTGTCTGCAGCAGCGGGACATCCTGGAAGGCTACCAAAGAATCAAAGAGTCCAAGTTGGAGAACGTAGAAAGGCAGGACACGGTGGATGTGATGGTGAAAACCTATCAACTTCAAGGAGCTCTGAAGGTGACCAAGAAGGTTTTAGAGATGATCAACAGGAATGATCTGGTCCAGAGTCTGCCAGACACCAGCTCAGGACCAGACG TTATGGCTACTGCCAGCAATGTGCCAACTGAAGAAGAAGTGtccaaaccaggagaagttccctgtgacgtctgcactggaaccaaactgaaggccctgaagtcctgcctggtgtgtctggtctcctactgtgagactcacctggagcctcatctGACAGCTTCACGTCTGAAAAGACATCAGCTGATCGACCCTGTAGAGAACCTGGAAGGCAGGATGTGTACGAAGCATGATAAACCTCTGGAGCTGTTCTGTAAGACCGACCAGACATGTGTCTGCACGTTCTGCAGTGGTATAGACCACAAAATGCATGATGTTGTTCCTCTGAATGAAGGCTATGAAGGAAAGAAGGCCGAGTTGTGGAAGACAGGGGCTGAAATTcagcagatgatccagaagagacgACTGAAGATTCAGGAGGTCAAACACTCAGTCGACCTCAGTGAggaagatgcagacagagagatagcagaaggtgttcaggtcttcacTTCTCTGAAGGAGTCTGTTGAGAGAGGCCTTAATGAGCTCATTAACACgatcaaagagaagcagaaaacaaGAGAAATACAGGCCGAAGCTTtcatcaaagagctggaacaggaaatctctgagctgatgaagaggagcactgaggtggagcaggtgttacgctctgaagaccacctccatcttctccagagTGTCCAGTCCTTAAACATCCAACAACCTCCACCCACCAAGGACTGGACAGAGGTCAGCGTCCGTCCATCATCATATGAGGGGACTGTGGTGAAAGCTGTGGCTCAGCTGGAGGAGACACTCAGTGAagagatgaagaagctgctcACTGAGTCTGAGCTGAAGAGGGTCCAGCAGTATGCAGTTGATGTGACTCTTGATCCTGATACAGCACATCCTAaactcatcctgtctgatgatGGGAAACAAGTGAATCTTGGTGATGTGAGGAAGAATCTCCCAGACAACCCAGAGAGATTTTCTAAGTGTGCTTGTGTTTTAGGAAAGCAGAGTTTCTCTTCAGGCAGATTTTACTTTGAGGTTCAAGTTAAAGGAAAGACTGATTGGGATTTAGGAGTGGCCAAAGAGTCGATCAACAGGAAGGATGCAGTCCCACTGAGCCCTCAGAATGGTTACTGGATGATATGGTTGAGAAATAGAAATGAGTACAAAGCTCGTGCTGGCCCTTCAgtccgtctctctctgaagtctcctcctcagaaggtgggggtgtttgtggattacgaggagggtctggtctccttttatgacgtagatgctgcagctcttatctactcctttactggctgctccttcactgagaaactcttccCATACTTCTGTCCTGGTCTTAATGACGATGGTAAAAACTCTGCCCCTCtgatcatctctcctgtcagaGTAAACTAA